From the genome of Brachyhypopomus gauderio isolate BG-103 chromosome 20, BGAUD_0.2, whole genome shotgun sequence, one region includes:
- the cyyr1 gene encoding cysteine and tyrosine-rich protein 1 — translation MESRRTSSQTGWRLLVDSLLLSLFAVGGQAQCDGCVEYCCDGATPFCCSYYAYVGDVLSGTAISGIVFGVVFLMGAVAAIFLCICMCVKNGRGARVGIFSTSYVNTVTQGYPGPPPPYSYDYEMYPPDLRPPPYTPTPPRTTNYSPPPPYPGYNRK, via the exons ATGGAGAGCCGCAGGACGAGTTCACAGACGGGATGGAGACTCTTGGTGGACTCGCTGCTTCTCAGTCTCTTCGCCG TTGGAGGCCAGGCCCAGTGTGACGGGTGTGTGGAGTACTGCTGCGATGGCGCCACCCCTTTCTGCTGCTCCTACTACGCGTACGTGGGGGACGTCTTGTC GGGCACGGCGATTTCAGGGATTGTGTTTGGTGTGGTGTTTTTGATGGGCGCAGTGGCGGCCATCTttttgtgtatatgcatgtgcgTGAAGAATGGGCGTGGAGCAAGAGTTGGCATCTTCAGTACGTCATATGTCAACACAGTGACCCAGGGCTACCCAG gacCCCCACCTCCTTACAGCTATGATTATGAGATGTATCCCCCAGATCTTCGACCCCCTCcatacaccccaacaccacccagaacGACAAACtactccccacctccaccctacccTGGCTATAACAGGAAATGA
- the adamts1 gene encoding A disintegrin and metalloproteinase with thrombospondin motifs 1, with product MACFVRVALGFIAALCVSAAPSVWEETTVVPVQLGPDRTESTLSPEAQEKESEKLFYQLDIFGNRVVLELEPDQTFLAPGFVFHVVGRPETKQEFDSSGEARCFYSGRVRGEKNSAAAVNVCHGLTGGFYFDEEEYFIQPTNASATASSHRGDVHIIRRRSRGTATDGISKCGVNEGEEKVPEIQETGSNKQPAATASQEHQRSRRFVSTPRYLEIMIVADQSMAEFHGVGLKPYLLTIMAVASRLYRHPTIHNSITLAVVKLLVVYDEEQGPEVSTNAALTLRNFCQWQRQHNPSSDRHPEHYDTAVLFTRQDLCGAHSCDTLGMADVGTACDPERSCSIIEDDGLQAAFTVAHELGHVFNMPHDDAKQCASINGDHWGSHMMASTLSNLDQLQPWSPCSALTITTFLDNGHGQCLLDKPQKPQQLPQALPGSVYDADRQCRLTFGEESQHCPDLSTTCSALWCTVTTSNGLLVCQTKNFPWADGTPCGQDSYCMAGQCLSKRQAAIYQTPVNGGWGLWGPWGDCSRTCGGGVQYSFRNCDNPLPKNGGKYCEGKRIQYRSCNTEDCPDSNGLSFREEQCLAHNDISSQMSFGSGEGVEWVPKYAGVSPKDRCKLVCRAKGTGYFFILKPKVADGTPCTPDSTSVCVQGQCIKAGCDRVIGSSKRFDKCGVCGGDGSTCKKVSGSLDRARPGYHDVVTVPAGATHLDVKQRSPGGRRHDNSYLAVRRQDGSYLLNGDYKLTTLETDISLRGALLRYSGSSATLERLRGFSPLPEPLTVQVLSVGDSPRPRVKYSYFAPRPATAASGSNRRPVNAIIREAGGAEWTLREWGPCSQTCGGGVQERDVLCLDAKGRPSNDCPEELRPPSSRSCSPHACPSWLAGPWSACSKTCGRGFRKRSLRCTGHDGQTLPHDTCNPKDRPRPLLDLCVLTVC from the exons ATGGCGTGTTTTGTGCGTGTGGCGTTGGGCTTCATCGCTGCTCTGTGCGTTAGCGCTGCGCCCAGCGTGTGGGAGGAAACCACGGTGGTACCGGTCCAGCTTGGTCCTGACCGCACCGAGTCCACACTCTCTCCAGAGGCTCAGGAAAAAGAATCAGAAAAGCTTTTCTATCAGTTGGACATCTTTGGGAATCGGGTGGTGCTGGAGTTGGAGCCGGACCAGACGTTCCTGGCGCCTGGGTTCGTGTTCCATGTGGTGGGGAGACCCGAGACCAAGCAGGAGTTTGACAGCTCGGGAGAGGCGCGATGCTTCTACTCGGGACGGGTGCGCGGCGAGAAGAACTCTGCGGCTGCTGTGAACGTCTGTCACGGATTGACCGGCGGTTTCTATTTCGATGAAGaagaatatttcattcagccGACCAACGCCAGTGCGACGGCCTCCTCGCATCGAGGAGACGTCCACATCATTCGCCGCAGGAGCAGAGGAACCGCTACGGACGGGATCTCCAAGTGCGGCGTGAACGAGGGAGAGGAGAAGGTTCCTGAGATTCAGGAGACCGGTTCAAACAAGCAGCCCGCGGCAACCGCTTCTCAAG AACACCAACGGTCCCGCCGATTTGTATCGACCCCGCGATATTTGGAGATCATGATCGTGGCGGATCAGTCTATGGCAGAGTTCCACGGGGTTGGCCTCAAGCCTTACCTGCTGACTATAATGGCCGTGGCATCCCGTCTGTACCGGCACCCAACCATTCATAACTCCATCACTCTGGCTGTGGTGAAGCTGCTGGTGGTGTATGACGAGGAGCAGGGCCCGGAGGTCTCCACCAACGCTGCTCTCACCTTGAGGAACTTCTGTCAGTGGCAAAGGCAGCATAACCCTTCCAGCGACCGCCACCCAGAACATTATGACACAGCAGTGCTGTTCACTAGACAG GATCTATGTGGGGCTCACTCTTGTGACACACTAGGGATGGCCGATGTGGGCACAGCGTGTGATCCTGAACGAAGCTGCTCCATTATCGAGGACGACGGACTGCAAGCAGCCTTCACCGTTGCACACGAACTGG GTCATGTGTTCAATATGCCCCACGACGATGCCAAACAGTGTGCCAGCATCAACGGAGACCACTGGGGATCCCACATGATGGCGTCCACCCTGTCTAACCTGGACCAGCTGCAGCCCTGGTCTCCTTGCAGTGCCCTGACGATCACCACCTTCCTGGATAACGGCCACGGTCAGTGTTTGCTGGACAAACCCCAAAAGCCCCAGCAACTCCCCCAGGCGCTGCCCGGTTCTGTTTACGATGCGGACCGCCAGTGTCGCCTCACGTTCGGGGAGGAGTCTCAGCACTGCCCTGACTTGAGCACCACCTGCTCCGCCCTCTGGTGCACCGTCACCACTTCGAATGGCTTGCTCGTCTGCCAGACCAAGAATTTCCCATGGGCTGATGGGACGCCATGCGGACAAGACAGCTACTGCATGGCAGGCCAGTGTTTGAGCAAGAGGCAGGCGGCCATCTATCAG ACACCAGTCAATGGTGGATGGGGTCTTTGGGGCCCTTGGGGAGATTGTTCACGCACCTGTGGGGGTGGCGTTCAGTACTCCTTCAGGAACTGTGACAACCCCTTGCCTAAGAACGGAGGAAAATATTGCGAGGGTAAAAGAATTCAGTATCGATCCTGCAACACGGAGGACTGCCCTGACAGCAACG GTTTAAGCTTCCGTGAAGAGCAGTGTTTGGCCCATAATGACATCTCCTCCCAAATGTCCTTTGGCTCGGGCGAAGGTGTCGAATGGGTCCCAAAATACGCTGGCGTATCGCCCAAAGACAGATGCAAACTAGTCTGTAGAGCAAAGGGAACAGGATACTTCTTCATTCTCAAGCCAAAG GTGGCTGATGGGACGCCTTGCACCCCCGACTCCACCTCAGTGTGTGTTCAAGGCCAGTGCATTAAGGCCGGATGTGACCGTGTGATTGGCTCAAGCAAGCGGTTTGATAAATGTGGCGTCTGCGGAGGGGACGGCTCCACTTGCAAGAAAGTGTCTGGATCCTTGGACCGTGCGAG ACCAGGATATCACGATGTGGTGACAGTCCCCGCGGGCGCCACCCACCTCGACGTCAAGCAGCGGTCCCCCGGTGGCCGTCGCCATGACAACAGCTACCTGGCGGTGCGCCGGCAAGACGGCAGCTACCTGCTGAACGGCGACTACAAGCTGACCACCCTGGAGACGGACATCTCCCTCCGGGGGGCGCTGTTGCGCTACAGCGGCTCCTCGGCGACTCTCGAGCGCCTGCGTGGCTTTTCTCCGCTCCCGGAGCCGCTGACGGTGCAGGTTCTGTCGGTGGGCGACTCCCCGCGGCCGCGCGTCAAGTACAGCTACTTCGCCCCGCGTCCCGCGACCGCCGCGTCCGGCTCGAACCGACGGCCCGTCAACGCCATCATCAGGGAGGCGGGAGGCGCCGAGTGGACCCTGCGCGAGTGGGGACCCTGCTCACAGACCTGCGGCGGAGGCGTGCAGGAGAGGGACGTCCTGTGTCTCGACGCCAAGGGCCGGCCGTCGAACGACTGTCCCGAAGAGCTGCGTCCTCCTTCCTCCCGCTCCTGTAGTCCGCACGCCTGTCCGTCCTGGCTGGCCGGTCCCTGGTCGGCCTGTTCCAAGACCTGCGGACGAGGTTTCAGGAAACGTTCTCTGCGCTGCACGGGGCACGACGGTCAGACCTTGCCTCACGACACCTGCAACCCGAAAGATCGACCACGACCCCTCCTGGACTTGTGCGTCCTGACTGTCTGTTAA